The Methylomagnum ishizawai genome has a window encoding:
- a CDS encoding HlyD family type I secretion periplasmic adaptor subunit, whose product MLTVTFDETGEASRIVRAGMFIIVFFVGGFAAWAFMAPIQGAVVAEGIIKIETKRKTIQHLEGGVIREILVHEGQYVNQGDPLVVLEDAEVKANLTILKDQLNALLAKEARLQAEQRFADKVEFPSGLLASQDPKVREMLINEKTLFLSKKKSVDEQIAITRQEMVEVSREAEGYQLEIKETERSIRLKEERVAMGEALSSKQFVDRSTYMGWQEALADMRANLGQTIGKLGTSLQAHKELELRIINLRNEYIKLADDELKETKGNIFELQQKIQPAELAVQRFRVIAPSDGQVIDLKVSTIGGVIRPGDALMDLVPKQQELLMEVKVMTKDIELVHVNQHADIQLLAYNSRTVPHIAGTVIYVSGDALEDKSNPSAPYYFLAHIRADADMLKDLPEVSLAPGMPLNAFIQTKSKTFFDIIFKTFEESVSRGLRQEA is encoded by the coding sequence ATGTTGACTGTTACCTTTGACGAGACCGGGGAAGCCAGCCGCATCGTGCGGGCCGGGATGTTTATCATCGTTTTCTTCGTCGGTGGATTCGCCGCATGGGCCTTCATGGCACCGATCCAGGGAGCCGTGGTTGCCGAGGGCATCATCAAGATCGAAACCAAGCGCAAAACCATCCAACATCTGGAAGGCGGGGTGATCCGGGAAATCCTGGTCCACGAAGGCCAATATGTGAACCAAGGCGATCCCCTGGTGGTATTGGAGGATGCGGAGGTCAAAGCCAATCTGACTATCCTGAAGGATCAGCTCAACGCGCTCCTAGCCAAGGAGGCCCGGCTCCAGGCCGAGCAGAGGTTCGCGGACAAGGTAGAGTTTCCCAGCGGGCTCTTGGCTAGCCAAGACCCCAAGGTCCGGGAAATGTTGATCAATGAAAAAACTTTATTTCTTTCTAAGAAAAAGAGCGTTGACGAGCAAATCGCGATAACCCGCCAGGAGATGGTTGAAGTTTCCCGCGAGGCCGAAGGCTATCAATTAGAAATCAAGGAAACCGAGCGCAGTATCCGCTTGAAAGAAGAGCGGGTAGCCATGGGGGAAGCGCTAAGCTCCAAGCAATTCGTCGATAGAAGCACCTATATGGGTTGGCAGGAGGCGTTGGCGGATATGCGCGCCAATCTGGGCCAGACTATAGGCAAGCTGGGGACTTCCCTGCAAGCGCATAAGGAATTGGAGTTGAGGATCATCAACCTGCGCAATGAATATATCAAATTGGCAGATGATGAATTGAAAGAAACCAAGGGTAATATTTTTGAATTACAGCAGAAAATCCAACCGGCCGAGTTGGCGGTCCAGCGCTTCCGTGTGATCGCTCCTAGCGATGGGCAGGTGATAGACCTGAAAGTCTCGACTATCGGTGGGGTGATCAGGCCTGGCGATGCCTTGATGGACTTGGTTCCTAAGCAACAGGAGTTGCTGATGGAGGTTAAGGTCATGACCAAGGATATTGAATTGGTTCATGTGAACCAACATGCAGATATACAATTATTAGCCTATAATAGCCGCACGGTTCCCCATATCGCCGGTACGGTTATCTATGTGTCGGGCGATGCCCTTGAGGATAAATCCAATCCTAGCGCGCCCTATTACTTCCTGGCTCATATTAGGGCCGACGCGGACATGCTTAAGGATCTACCCGAAGTTTCCCTGGCACCGGGAATGCCCCTTAACGCATTCATCCAAACAAAGTCAAAGACTTTTTTCGATATCATCTTTAAGACCTTCGAGGAATCTGTCTCTAGGGGCTTGCGCCAAGAGGCTTAA
- a CDS encoding type I secretion system permease/ATPase — protein sequence MTPREVVSNCRGFFFYLAIFSFVVNLFALATPLYMMTVFDRVLTSRSNSTLMVITLIFMFALAIQAVLESLRSRLFKQLGDTIHSKLRQPVFDTILRFKRQGEGDKHAMEDLDIIKSFMSGVGLKAAFEVPWIPVFLLVLWAFHPALCMIAVGTSVVLFALTWLEDVITSKNQKEANLKQRESNDLMGHILKNAEVVGALAMQENVQSRWSKVNDQYLEQARITLQRVGTIISVSFFVKHVLHILAMGTAAYLVINVQGVTSGVMIASTMLMGRAISPILNVLGAWRSFLNFRLSYARLEELLKDRLWMNEGLRHAPPEGHLSVESLLFFLDRDRTILNGVNFKLEAGEVLGVIGSSGSGKSSLARLMVGIYQPSDGSVRLDGADIFHWAQHGLGEHIGYLPQEQQLFPGSVAENIARMGDAYSKVAEVVQAAKRAGAHDMILRLPKGYDTEIGVAGNKLSGGQRQLIAFARALFGRPRFIVLDEPNTFLDGQSELVLLATVRDLKAEGATVVIVSHKPSLLQDADKILVLGQGKQLMFGPREEIMRRLGHVSGVVAPASEPPALGSGIAA from the coding sequence ATGACGCCGCGCGAGGTCGTATCGAATTGCCGGGGCTTCTTTTTCTACCTGGCCATTTTCAGTTTCGTGGTCAACCTGTTCGCACTGGCGACCCCGCTCTACATGATGACGGTGTTCGACCGGGTCCTGACCAGTAGGAGCAACTCGACCCTGATGGTCATCACCTTGATCTTCATGTTCGCGCTGGCGATCCAGGCGGTGCTGGAATCCTTGCGTTCGCGCTTGTTCAAGCAACTGGGGGATACCATCCACTCCAAGCTGCGGCAGCCGGTGTTCGATACCATCCTGCGGTTCAAGCGGCAGGGCGAGGGAGATAAACACGCGATGGAGGATTTGGATATCATCAAAAGCTTCATGTCCGGTGTTGGGCTTAAAGCCGCTTTCGAAGTCCCTTGGATACCGGTGTTCCTGCTGGTGCTGTGGGCCTTCCATCCGGCCTTGTGCATGATCGCCGTGGGAACTTCCGTTGTGTTGTTCGCCTTGACTTGGCTGGAGGACGTGATCACCTCCAAGAACCAGAAGGAAGCCAACCTCAAGCAACGGGAATCCAACGACCTTATGGGGCATATCCTCAAGAACGCCGAGGTGGTGGGCGCCCTGGCGATGCAGGAGAACGTGCAGTCCCGTTGGAGCAAGGTCAATGATCAATACCTCGAACAAGCGCGTATCACCTTGCAACGGGTGGGCACCATCATCAGTGTGTCTTTCTTCGTCAAGCATGTGCTGCATATCTTGGCGATGGGCACCGCCGCCTATTTGGTGATCAATGTCCAAGGCGTCACCAGCGGCGTCATGATCGCTTCGACCATGCTGATGGGCCGGGCCATTTCACCCATCCTGAACGTACTGGGGGCGTGGCGTTCCTTTTTGAACTTCCGCCTCTCCTATGCTCGGCTCGAAGAATTGCTGAAGGATCGCTTGTGGATGAACGAGGGTCTGCGCCACGCACCGCCCGAAGGCCACCTGTCTGTGGAAAGTCTGCTATTTTTCCTGGACCGGGATCGCACGATCCTGAACGGGGTGAATTTCAAACTGGAAGCGGGCGAAGTCCTGGGCGTGATCGGCTCCAGCGGCTCGGGGAAATCGTCCCTGGCGCGTTTGATGGTGGGCATCTACCAGCCCAGCGACGGCTCGGTGCGTTTGGATGGCGCGGATATCTTTCATTGGGCGCAGCATGGCTTGGGCGAACACATCGGCTATCTGCCCCAGGAGCAGCAATTGTTTCCGGGCAGCGTGGCCGAGAATATCGCGCGCATGGGCGACGCTTATAGCAAGGTGGCGGAGGTCGTGCAGGCGGCCAAGCGGGCCGGGGCGCACGACATGATCCTGCGCCTGCCTAAGGGCTACGATACCGAGATCGGGGTGGCCGGGAACAAGCTGTCGGGTGGGCAAAGGCAATTGATCGCTTTCGCGCGGGCCTTGTTCGGGCGGCCCCGCTTCATCGTGCTGGACGAACCCAATACCTTCCTGGATGGCCAATCCGAATTGGTTCTCCTGGCCACGGTCCGCGATTTGAAGGCGGAAGGGGCGACGGTGGTGATCGTCAGCCACAAACCCAGCTTGTTGCAGGATGCCGATAAAATCCTGGTGTTGGGCCAGGGCAAGCAACTGATGTTCGGGCCTCGGGAAGAGATCATGCGCCGGTTGGGGCATGTGAGCGGCGTGGTCGCTCCGGCTTCGGAACCCCCGGCCCTGGGAAGCGGCATCGCCGCCTAA
- a CDS encoding glycosyltransferase family 4 protein, producing MKLLFIHKNLPGQFEHFIHALAQEPGNELVCICQEFKPQQYRFKGLRVETYQGGAHLGGVSSEYLYSSEQAIANGLAVAAKLTDLKREGFVPDIALAHLGWGESLYFKDIYPHAPLVGYCEFYYHARGVDADFDPDFPLGLSDAFRIRTANATKLLGLVGIDLGVSPTEWQRSLFPPEFQRKITVIHDGVDTVRIKPNPNAAFRLPNGQLLTRQQPVVTYATRNLEPYRGFPVFMRAVAEIGRRRPDCQFVIAGGDEVSYSARPPAAGTYREQMLRELGSTIDPKRVHFVGRLPFEEYLKLLQISSVHVYLTVPFVLSWSLLEAMAAGCVVIGSNTAPVREFLRHGVNGLLVDFFSPGEIADMVDRVLENPRRDRELGLKARADMRRRYDVAESIRRYRELVDGVLSNHLLFVGDAVL from the coding sequence ATGAAGCTACTCTTCATCCATAAGAATCTTCCCGGACAATTCGAACATTTCATCCACGCCTTGGCGCAAGAGCCCGGCAATGAATTGGTCTGCATCTGCCAGGAATTCAAACCCCAGCAATACCGGTTCAAGGGGCTGAGGGTCGAGACCTACCAGGGCGGAGCCCATCTGGGCGGGGTGTCCAGCGAGTACCTATACAGTAGCGAGCAGGCCATCGCCAACGGCTTGGCGGTGGCGGCCAAATTGACCGACCTCAAGCGCGAGGGCTTCGTGCCGGATATCGCCCTCGCCCATCTCGGCTGGGGCGAGTCCTTGTATTTCAAGGACATTTATCCACATGCCCCGCTGGTGGGGTATTGCGAATTTTACTATCATGCCAGGGGTGTCGATGCCGATTTCGATCCCGATTTCCCGTTGGGGCTGAGCGATGCCTTCCGCATCCGCACCGCCAACGCGACCAAGCTGCTGGGGTTGGTGGGCATCGACCTCGGCGTGAGTCCGACCGAATGGCAGCGGAGCCTGTTCCCCCCCGAGTTCCAGCGCAAGATCACGGTCATCCACGACGGGGTGGACACGGTCCGGATCAAGCCCAACCCGAACGCGGCGTTCCGTCTGCCCAACGGCCAGCTCTTGACCCGCCAGCAGCCGGTCGTCACCTACGCCACCCGCAACCTGGAACCCTACCGGGGTTTCCCCGTGTTCATGCGGGCCGTGGCCGAGATCGGGCGGCGGCGGCCGGATTGCCAGTTCGTCATCGCCGGTGGCGACGAGGTCAGCTACAGCGCCCGTCCGCCCGCGGCGGGAACCTACCGCGAGCAGATGCTGCGCGAACTGGGTTCCACCATCGACCCCAAGCGCGTCCATTTTGTCGGGCGCCTGCCTTTCGAGGAATATCTGAAGTTGCTGCAAATCTCTTCCGTACACGTCTATCTTACCGTGCCCTTCGTGCTGTCCTGGTCGTTGCTGGAGGCGATGGCGGCGGGTTGCGTCGTCATCGGCTCCAATACCGCGCCGGTGCGGGAGTTCCTGAGGCATGGGGTCAACGGCCTGTTGGTCGATTTCTTCTCCCCCGGCGAGATCGCCGACATGGTCGACCGGGTGCTGGAAAACCCCCGCCGCGACCGCGAACTGGGACTCAAGGCCCGCGCCGATATGAGGCGGCGCTACGATGTGGCGGAGTCCATCCGCCGCTACCGCGAGTTGGTCGATGGGGTGTTGTCCAATCATTTGTTGTTCGTGGGGGATGCTGTGCTATGA
- a CDS encoding calcium-binding protein has protein sequence MASEIGGAQLNLHIGSSGSTPNNDTQFNQISTFFHGFYDNSVFNTTTDQGGFQQNVVTDLGRTFIVFGDQGTGTANFAGSGDGAVGTGQDTAITAGKGDNDIIITDNSNHAANLGKGNDFIQNTGTGAVTVNAGAGNDAVVGGAGNDTINGNKGNDFLQGGAGNDTVNGGNGADTLVGNAGNDVLTGGKGNDVFLFSNEPTGNDTINDFKKGDILQIADRNNDGSINISGANADVTITQDGKDTVLTFTNGDKITLKNVDSNDLSQDNLNGQFHL, from the coding sequence ATGGCATCAGAAATCGGCGGCGCACAGCTGAACCTTCATATCGGTAGTTCGGGGAGTACCCCTAACAACGACACCCAGTTCAACCAAATCAGCACGTTCTTCCACGGGTTCTACGACAACAGCGTCTTCAACACCACCACCGATCAAGGTGGCTTCCAGCAGAACGTCGTCACCGACCTTGGTAGGACGTTTATCGTGTTCGGTGACCAGGGCACAGGAACTGCCAACTTCGCCGGCAGCGGTGACGGTGCGGTCGGTACTGGTCAGGATACCGCTATCACAGCTGGTAAAGGCGATAACGACATCATCATCACCGACAACAGTAACCATGCCGCTAACCTCGGCAAGGGCAACGACTTCATCCAAAACACGGGCACCGGTGCTGTCACCGTGAACGCTGGAGCAGGTAATGATGCCGTGGTCGGTGGGGCTGGCAATGACACCATCAATGGCAACAAAGGAAACGACTTCCTACAGGGTGGGGCTGGCAACGACACCGTCAATGGTGGCAACGGTGCCGATACCCTCGTTGGCAATGCCGGCAACGATGTGTTGACTGGCGGGAAAGGGAACGATGTATTCCTTTTCAGCAACGAGCCCACTGGCAACGATACGATCAACGATTTCAAGAAGGGCGATATCTTGCAAATCGCTGACCGTAACAATGATGGCAGCATTAATATCTCGGGTGCTAATGCCGACGTTACCATCACGCAAGATGGTAAGGATACTGTCCTGACCTTCACCAATGGTGACAAGATCACCTTGAAGAACGTCGATTCCAACGATCTGAGCCAGGATAACCTTAACGGGCAATTCCACCTCTAA
- a CDS encoding TolC family outer membrane protein, translating into MNKTIPALVLCGLASLPSYGMDLLEAYELGLKGDPLVLQAEAKRNAIQKNRPISLAKLLPNVSFNGDYTQNHTSTQNSYITTQQFTDVTYQVGEFTLRLSQPVFHYDYWVQLWQADNQIAQAQAQLEAAYQDLAVRVATNYFNVLYGEENLEVTAMQLHSLDVQIEQVKERLAVGFSSLVDLNAIQAKRDQVAADLIVADQKLNDAKESLREILGNIDIDLAKVPEQVALNKPQPEDIEAWRDMAMKNNMDIIAAMSGAEVAKQAIDVNFAGHLPTVDIQGTKGLYHSNRPPYGLDNDSETIGLYVNVPVFSGGGVNAKVEQARDYYAQAMAQVDQQRRATQRQVKDAYRGVFAAIGEVGALATAVKSAEVALEASQLGFQVGTQSAVDLLVQQNTYFQSRRDYARARYDYLRNGLLLKQAAGTLARDDIDAVNALIHRPHAPGLLSKQPPLPGQPPADEPPKATARSPAGRKLEPWRVP; encoded by the coding sequence ATGAACAAAACGATTCCCGCGCTGGTCCTTTGCGGGCTGGCAAGCCTGCCGTCCTATGGCATGGATTTATTGGAAGCCTACGAACTGGGGCTCAAGGGCGATCCCCTGGTCTTGCAGGCGGAGGCGAAGCGCAACGCCATCCAGAAGAACCGGCCGATCAGCCTCGCCAAACTGTTGCCGAACGTGAGCTTCAACGGCGATTACACGCAGAACCACACTTCGACCCAGAATTCCTATATCACCACCCAGCAATTCACGGACGTGACCTACCAAGTCGGCGAATTCACCTTGCGCTTGTCGCAGCCGGTGTTCCATTACGATTATTGGGTGCAGCTCTGGCAGGCGGACAACCAGATCGCCCAGGCCCAGGCCCAGCTGGAGGCCGCCTACCAGGACTTGGCGGTGCGGGTGGCGACCAATTATTTCAATGTGCTGTATGGCGAGGAAAACCTGGAGGTGACCGCCATGCAGTTGCATAGCCTGGATGTGCAGATCGAGCAGGTGAAGGAGCGCTTGGCGGTGGGTTTCAGTTCGTTGGTGGATCTGAACGCGATCCAGGCCAAGCGCGACCAGGTGGCGGCCGATTTGATCGTGGCCGACCAGAAGCTGAACGACGCCAAGGAAAGCCTGCGGGAAATCCTCGGCAACATCGATATAGATCTCGCCAAGGTGCCCGAGCAGGTAGCGCTGAACAAGCCCCAGCCCGAGGATATCGAGGCTTGGCGCGATATGGCGATGAAGAACAACATGGATATCATCGCCGCCATGAGCGGGGCCGAGGTCGCCAAGCAGGCCATAGACGTGAATTTCGCCGGTCATCTGCCGACCGTGGATATCCAGGGCACCAAGGGCCTTTATCACAGCAATCGTCCGCCCTATGGGTTGGACAACGACAGCGAGACCATCGGCCTGTACGTCAACGTCCCGGTGTTTTCGGGGGGTGGGGTGAATGCCAAGGTGGAGCAGGCCAGGGATTATTACGCGCAGGCGATGGCGCAGGTGGATCAGCAGCGCCGCGCCACCCAGCGCCAGGTCAAGGATGCCTACCGCGGCGTGTTCGCGGCCATAGGCGAGGTGGGCGCTCTGGCCACGGCGGTCAAATCGGCGGAAGTGGCCCTGGAGGCCAGCCAACTCGGGTTCCAGGTCGGCACGCAATCGGCGGTCGATCTATTGGTCCAGCAGAACACCTATTTCCAGTCCCGGCGCGATTACGCACGGGCGCGGTATGACTATCTACGCAATGGATTATTGCTCAAGCAGGCCGCCGGCACTTTGGCGCGGGACGATATCGACGCGGTGAACGCCTTGATCCACCGGCCCCATGCGCCCGGCCTGCTGTCGAAGCAGCCTCCGCTGCCCGGCCAGCCGCCCGCCGACGAGCCTCCCAAAGCCACGGCGCGGTCGCCCGCCGGGCGCAAGCTGGAGCCTTGGCGGGTTCCCTAG
- a CDS encoding glycosyltransferase, protein MGKPILGMEFVERPDYLLVAYQPGLAQRGSFRVRIADAEARVLAEVECEKAPPLPKKWLATLSPESRLRLENILMLRVAKSFPTLGMVTRRKIALALAAIPPTYLSGPDGLFYARLPWSAATGMGLMDVSLQMLPTVRSGNFPETMKALLEGGFLHFFSRSLAPHWRRDRVWILEVGETRHAPFQLPELPLAEHHTLGDWLGAIFAGYEGEKTILKGYAVALFGPQLGDAPALQRETARLLGKVEGIRAGRVFGWAFHPDRPHHPVKLAVTVDGDKVGETQAHLPRVDSELRAYGNCGFVWQPDEDLLNGATRQYRFHCLETGNELPGSPIQLGGGEYDGDFRLEEDGYLVGWVRERCASTKNQRPYLRLLIDGEREGEIPDGQIGLAQADGRYDFRGTLPDKVFDTQPHSIQIEVVGKAGQPKRLGQTLKIQAGYRGYVDTTGVERVSGWVVNTSAPNRPVALDLFVNGLHTAVIKADQVRPDIAEQPGSRSGFEFRIRPQSWECASLTLDLRLAGTELRVLGPSIVYTPYDIALRSLTTLAEILNDRSRWQSLAGGLAFDEDVTTWLRTQIIAKATNELRRAKRIPGRIDLQLASLVKLPGHHDRQPIVDVIVPVYLGREDALRCIAGVLAAAHCQTPMELVVINDASPDADLSAELRNLAQARRFTYLENKDNLGFVGTVNRGMRLHPGRDVVLLNSDTAVAGAWLDRLRGAAYHAENIGTATPLSNNATICSFPGFCRENPIPPGLSVERLDALFAESNPGLVVDIPTAVGFCMYIKRDTLDEIGYFDEAQWGKGYGEENDFCLRAATLGWRHVAACDVFVEHEGGVSFAENKKDQIQRNLAKLNGLYPDYAATIQRFIVQDPMAQARNPVSKALLREHAPRYMLFVIHSLGGGTQSAADYLAAGLAREGVPVLELMSVTAERWQLVCHGLPYTIHYRYPEDWERLTQDLRDLRVWHIHYHQTMHYPKRIWELPRLLGTAYDFTAHDYLPICPRINMIDETGYYCGASQFTPEACTRCVKLNGLEHDLDDKYAEFGSDVGAWRAVYGEVLGQARRIFAPSEDVAQRFREHFPLSNLRVLPHLEPRCEIPAVRKGEPYTVAVIGAIGVHKGSDILLRCVRNAEKEGLPLRFVIIGYTGDDQAFSRFGNVSIYGAYQREDLPRLIEASQARIALFLSPWPETYCFALSEAWQNGLYPLALDIGAVGERIRRTKAGRLLPLTASPRRINRTLMKLFEAEPAFPAAAVIGWEPPEILKDYYDLSADVAVETAETTLGVAKRAVGGG, encoded by the coding sequence ATGGGCAAGCCCATCTTGGGGATGGAGTTCGTAGAACGTCCCGATTATCTCTTGGTCGCCTATCAACCAGGCTTGGCGCAACGCGGGAGCTTCCGTGTCCGGATCGCCGATGCCGAAGCCCGGGTTTTGGCGGAAGTCGAATGCGAGAAAGCCCCGCCACTTCCGAAAAAGTGGTTGGCGACCTTGTCCCCGGAAAGCCGCCTGCGTTTGGAAAACATCCTGATGCTGCGGGTCGCCAAGTCCTTCCCCACCCTGGGGATGGTGACCAGACGCAAAATAGCGCTCGCTTTGGCAGCTATTCCCCCCACTTATCTATCCGGCCCGGATGGGTTGTTTTATGCCAGGCTGCCTTGGTCCGCCGCGACAGGCATGGGGCTGATGGATGTTTCCTTGCAGATGTTGCCGACAGTGAGGTCCGGCAATTTTCCCGAGACCATGAAGGCTTTGCTGGAAGGCGGATTCCTGCATTTCTTCTCCCGGTCGCTGGCCCCCCATTGGCGCCGGGATCGGGTATGGATACTGGAGGTGGGTGAAACCCGCCATGCACCGTTCCAACTCCCTGAACTGCCCTTGGCAGAACACCACACCTTGGGCGATTGGCTGGGCGCTATTTTCGCGGGCTACGAGGGTGAAAAAACCATCCTCAAAGGTTATGCGGTCGCGCTCTTCGGTCCGCAGTTAGGCGATGCCCCGGCCCTTCAACGGGAGACCGCCCGGTTGCTGGGTAAAGTCGAGGGTATCCGGGCGGGCCGGGTTTTCGGGTGGGCCTTCCATCCCGACCGGCCACACCATCCCGTCAAATTGGCCGTGACGGTGGACGGCGACAAGGTCGGCGAAACCCAGGCCCACCTGCCGCGGGTCGATAGCGAGTTGCGGGCCTATGGCAATTGCGGTTTCGTTTGGCAACCGGACGAGGATTTGTTGAACGGAGCCACCCGCCAATACCGATTCCACTGCTTGGAGACCGGCAATGAATTGCCAGGTAGCCCGATCCAACTGGGCGGCGGGGAGTACGATGGCGATTTCCGCTTGGAAGAGGATGGCTATTTGGTGGGCTGGGTGCGCGAAAGATGCGCTTCCACCAAGAACCAGCGCCCGTATTTGCGCCTCCTGATCGACGGGGAACGGGAGGGCGAGATTCCCGACGGCCAGATCGGCTTGGCACAGGCCGATGGCCGTTATGATTTCCGGGGAACCCTGCCGGATAAGGTGTTCGATACCCAGCCCCATTCGATCCAAATCGAGGTGGTGGGCAAGGCGGGGCAGCCCAAACGCCTAGGCCAGACGCTTAAAATCCAGGCCGGCTATCGCGGTTATGTCGATACCACGGGCGTCGAGCGGGTCAGTGGTTGGGTGGTCAATACCAGCGCCCCCAACCGGCCGGTAGCCCTGGATTTGTTCGTGAACGGCCTCCATACCGCCGTCATCAAAGCCGACCAGGTCCGCCCCGATATCGCGGAACAGCCCGGCAGCCGTAGCGGTTTCGAATTCAGGATACGCCCGCAGAGTTGGGAATGCGCCAGCCTCACCTTGGACCTGCGCCTGGCCGGCACCGAACTCCGGGTACTCGGTCCGAGCATTGTCTATACCCCTTACGACATCGCCCTGCGTTCCCTGACCACCCTCGCCGAGATTTTGAACGACCGTTCGCGTTGGCAAAGCTTGGCGGGCGGGCTGGCCTTCGACGAGGATGTCACCACTTGGCTGCGTACCCAAATCATCGCCAAGGCGACGAACGAACTGCGCCGGGCCAAGCGTATCCCTGGCCGGATCGATCTACAACTGGCTTCCCTGGTCAAGTTGCCCGGCCACCACGACCGCCAGCCCATCGTGGATGTGATCGTGCCGGTTTATCTGGGGCGGGAAGACGCGCTGCGCTGTATTGCCGGCGTACTGGCCGCCGCCCACTGCCAAACGCCGATGGAATTGGTGGTCATCAACGATGCCAGCCCCGATGCCGATTTGAGCGCCGAACTGAGGAACCTCGCCCAGGCGCGGCGGTTCACCTATCTGGAAAACAAGGACAATCTGGGGTTCGTCGGAACCGTGAACCGCGGGATGCGCTTGCATCCGGGCCGCGACGTGGTTTTGCTCAACTCGGATACGGCGGTGGCGGGCGCTTGGCTGGATCGCTTGCGGGGGGCCGCTTACCATGCGGAAAACATCGGTACCGCCACGCCTTTGTCCAATAACGCCACGATTTGCAGTTTCCCCGGATTTTGCCGGGAAAACCCGATCCCGCCCGGTCTTTCGGTCGAGCGTTTGGACGCCTTGTTCGCGGAATCCAACCCTGGGCTGGTGGTGGATATCCCCACGGCGGTGGGGTTTTGTATGTACATCAAGCGCGATACCTTGGACGAGATCGGTTATTTCGACGAGGCCCAATGGGGCAAGGGGTATGGCGAGGAAAACGATTTCTGCCTACGCGCCGCCACCTTGGGATGGCGGCATGTGGCGGCCTGTGATGTGTTTGTCGAGCATGAGGGCGGGGTTTCCTTCGCCGAGAACAAGAAGGACCAGATTCAGCGCAACCTGGCCAAGTTGAACGGGCTTTATCCCGATTATGCCGCGACCATCCAGCGCTTCATCGTCCAAGACCCGATGGCCCAGGCGCGTAACCCGGTTTCCAAAGCCTTGCTGCGGGAACACGCCCCGCGCTATATGCTGTTCGTGATCCATAGCCTGGGCGGCGGCACCCAAAGCGCGGCGGATTACTTGGCGGCGGGTTTGGCGCGGGAAGGTGTGCCGGTACTGGAACTGATGTCGGTAACCGCCGAGCGCTGGCAATTGGTCTGCCATGGCCTGCCTTATACGATTCATTATCGGTATCCAGAGGATTGGGAGCGGCTGACCCAGGACCTGCGCGATCTCCGCGTTTGGCATATCCATTACCATCAAACCATGCATTATCCCAAGCGCATTTGGGAATTGCCCCGGCTGTTGGGGACGGCCTACGATTTCACCGCGCACGATTACCTGCCGATTTGTCCGCGTATCAATATGATCGACGAAACCGGCTATTACTGTGGCGCGTCGCAATTCACCCCGGAAGCCTGTACCCGCTGTGTGAAGCTCAATGGCTTGGAACACGACCTCGACGACAAATACGCGGAGTTCGGCAGCGATGTGGGCGCGTGGCGGGCCGTTTATGGCGAAGTCCTGGGCCAGGCCCGCCGGATCTTCGCGCCCAGCGAGGATGTGGCGCAACGTTTCCGCGAGCATTTCCCGCTGTCGAATCTCCGGGTCTTGCCGCATCTGGAACCGCGCTGCGAAATCCCGGCGGTGCGCAAGGGCGAACCCTATACCGTGGCGGTCATCGGCGCGATAGGCGTGCATAAGGGCAGCGATATCCTGTTGCGCTGCGTCCGCAACGCCGAAAAGGAAGGCCTGCCCTTGAGGTTCGTGATTATCGGCTATACCGGAGATGACCAGGCGTTCAGCCGGTTCGGTAACGTGTCGATCTATGGCGCTTATCAACGCGAAGACCTGCCGCGCCTGATCGAGGCCAGCCAAGCCAGGATCGCCTTGTTCCTGAGTCCTTGGCCCGAAACCTATTGTTTCGCCTTGTCCGAGGCTTGGCAGAACGGACTCTATCCCCTGGCCCTGGATATTGGCGCGGTCGGCGAGCGGATACGGCGTACCAAGGCCGGTCGGCTCCTGCCGTTGACCGCCAGCCCCCGGCGTATCAACCGGACACTGATGAAGCTGTTCGAGGCCGAACCCGCGTTTCCCGCGGCGGCGGTGATTGGTTGGGAGCCTCCCGAGATACTGAAAGATTATTATGATTTGAGCGCCGACGTCGCCGTGGAAACCGCCGAAACCACCCTGGGGGTGGCGAAGCGGGCTGTCGGCGGTGGCTGA